From a single Nicotiana tomentosiformis chromosome 2, ASM39032v3, whole genome shotgun sequence genomic region:
- the LOC104106596 gene encoding uncharacterized protein → MEDTRWDQRIQALTHIIINPTTKPSLDSQIFISSQVPCYLNWDYPPILCTKYSTNTFPSVHLKWAFSLFLKRVSRLGAPETSWRSKCPYQQPPPLILAKGLEEAQWGDEQRRLYVRKRFKRRHLGSDVHPLIPFIVPNLLLFSLLLWNPFPIDGSDS, encoded by the coding sequence ATGGAAGACACAAGATGGGATCAAAGAATCCAAGCATTAACACACATCATAATCAATCCCACAACTAAACCATCTTTGGATTCCCAAATCTTCATCTCTAGCCAAGTTCCATGTTACCTTAACTGGGACTATCCACCAATTCTGTGCACCAAATATTCCACTAACACTTTCCCTTCTGTGCATCTGAAATGGGCTTTCTCACTTTTCCTGAAAAGGGTTTCAAGACTTGGGGCACCTGAAACTTCTTGGAGGTCCAAATGCCCATACCAACAACCCCCTCCACTGATACTGGCCAAGGGTTTAGAGGAAGCTCAGTGGGGAGATGAACAGAGGAGACTGTATGTAAGGAAAAGGTTTAAAAGGAGACATTTGGGAAGTGATGTTCACCCTTTGATTCCATTTATTGTGCCTAATCTCTTATTGTTCTCTCTTCTGCTTTGGAACCCATTTCCAATTGATGGGTCAGATTCTTGA